Proteins co-encoded in one Nicotiana sylvestris chromosome 7, ASM39365v2, whole genome shotgun sequence genomic window:
- the LOC138874131 gene encoding secreted RxLR effector protein 161-like: MVCTRPDILQAIGVISRYMHNPGKEHWQAEGNQSVVGYCNSDFACDLDKLRSTTGYVFTFARAPVSWKSTLQSTVALCTIEAEYMAITEAMKEAIWLQGLLKELGIA; the protein is encoded by the exons atggtctgtacgagacctgacattttACAAGCtattggagttattagcagatatatgcataatccaggaaaggagcattggcaagct GAAGGCAATcaatctgtagttggatattgcaACTCAGATTTTGCGTGTGATCTGGACAAActaagatcaactactggttatgtgtttacttttgcaagggcaccagttagttggaagtctactttgcagtcaacagttgctttgtgtacaatagaggcagagtacatggctattacagaggctatgaaggaggcaatttggcttcagggaTTGCTAAAAGAGCTTGGTATTGCATAA
- the LOC104210364 gene encoding tyrosine-protein phosphatase RLPH2-like: protein MEDKNPPTKPRVVCCIGDIHGHITKLQNLWSNLETCIDPSDFSTALIIFLGDYCDRGADTHKVLNFLISLPSKYPKQTHVYLSGNHDFSFGAFLGVLPSPIDGSEFKETWKEYEMNEEREGWYKGEGFENMHLQGRIWAGNHTLNGIECKGSIYDAAPTFESYGVPHGSAELMKAVPDEHKKFLADLVWIHEEDDVCIKTEEGIKSCKLIAVHAGLEKNKAVEEQIKTLKAKDTRISKVEPLSGRKNVWEIPQELTRTPTIVVSGHHGKLHIEGLRLVIDEGGGLEDNPVAAVVLPSMKVVRDTDRLVK from the exons atggagGACAAAAATCCACCCACAAAACCTAGGGTGGTCTGTTGCATAGGTGATATCCATGGTCACATAACAAAGCTTCAAAATTTATGGTCAAATCTTGAGACTTGCATTGACCCATCTGATTTTTCAACTGCCCTTATAATTTTCTTGGGTGATTACTGTGATAGAGGTGCAGATACTCATAAAGTTTTAAACTTTTTAATTTCTTTGCCCTCAAAATACCCAAAACAAACCCATGTTTACCTTTCTGgaaatcatgatttttcttttggagcatTCTTGGGTGTACTACCAAGTCCAATTGATGGATCTGAATTTAAAGAAACATGGAAAGAGTATGAAATGAATGAGGAAAGAGAAGGGTGGTATAAAGGTGAAGGCTTTGAGAATATGCATTTGCAGGGGAGAATATGGGCTGGAAATCATACTTTAAACGGTATTGAATGTAAAGGTTCTATTTATGATGCTGCTCCTACTTTTGAATCTTATGGTGTTCCTCATGGTTCTGCTG AACTTATGAAGGCAGTTCCTGATGAGCACAAGAAGTTTCTTGCCGATTTGGTCTGGATTCACGAAGAG GACGATGTTTGCATAAAAACTGAGGAAGGAATTAAAAGCTGCAAACTAATTGCTGTTCATGCTGGTCTGGAGAAAAACAAAGCTGTTGAGGAACAGATTAAAACCCTTAAAGCAAAGGACACAAGGATTTCTAAGGTGGAACCCCTTAGCGGAAGGAAGAACGTATGGGAAATCCCTCAG GAACTGACTAGAACTCCAACAATCGTCGTAAGTGGTCACCATGGGAAACTCCATATTGAAGGTTTAAGACTGGTAATAGATGAAGGTGGTGGACTAGAAGATAATCCAGTGGCTGCAGTTGTGCTTCCTTCAATGAAAGTTGTACGGGATACTGATCGTTTGGTGAAATAG
- the LOC138874130 gene encoding uncharacterized protein: MGGMIEEGLKSNKIMSYSVIKATTQAIQGSARGIIGKKKREDVATIDSGAWLRQLDMLRPIQSKLPNPPPKNLDYSVSCEYCSGTPGHDTEKCWHLKSAIQELINTNRIEVQALEAPNINRNPMPTHQETNMIEIMHKGGEPKKPSQTVMMIRSNGVKPIEQPTSERSMLKSSKTHGEPSMAVKKRFSSDVAEKQERVKVVVPGVASRPIVIVEGAHVDHVIIKPVTQLLIVNNRAIPWNYEWVTVTYKGKEVKEEVCETQGLTHLGRCFAPEELRKAKDNPVLVKKVVTKEEAEEFLRKMKMQDYSIVEQLKKTSAQISILTLLIHSDEHRRALMKILNEAHVPDKISVNHLEKIANKIFEVNRVTFSDEELHVEGTEHNKALYLMVKCEDSMATRVLVNNGSSANICPLSTLSKLKVEDERIHKNSICVRGFDGGGKDSIGDIVLELTIGTVEFTIEFQVLDIQVLDIVVSYNLLLGRPWIHADNAVPSTLHQIVKFEWDR, translated from the exons atgggggGCATgatagaagaagggctcaagtcgaataaaatcatgagctattcggttattaaggcaaccactcaggctattcagggcaGCGCGAGAGGAAtaattgggaaaaagaagagagaggatgtGGCGacaattgattcaggagcttg GCTAAGACAACTGGACATGCtgaggccgatacagtccaaattgccaaatcctcccccaaaAAATCTGGATTATtctgtaagctgtgaatattgttctggtactccaggTCATGACACGGAGAAGTGCTGGCACCTAAAAAGTGCTATCCAGGAGCTCATTAATactaatagaattgaagttcaagctctagaggcgcccaatatcaaccgGAATCCGATGCCAACCCACcaagagacaaatatgattgaaataatgcataagggaggggagcccaagaagccttcacagaccgtcatgatgattcggtccaatGGGGTCAAGCCAATTGAACAACCAACAAGTGAAAGATCAATGCTCAAGTCGAGCAAAACGCACGGTGAACCATCTATGGCAGTTAAGAAGAGGTTTTCAAGTGATGTGGcagaaaaacaagaaagggtgaaagtggttgtgccaggagtggcaagCAGACCTattgtaattgtggagggtgcccacGTAGATCATGTCATTATTaagccggtaacccagttacTGATAGTCAATAACAGGGCTATTccgtggaattatgaatgggTGACAGTGACTTATAaagggaaagaagttaaagaagaagtctgTGAGACCCAGGGTTTGACTCAtttggggagatgctttgcccccgaggagttaagaaaagctaaagaTAACCCAGTATTAGTGAAGAAagttgtaactaaagaagaggcagaggaattcttgagaaagatgaagatgcaagactattctatcgtggaacaattaaaaAAGACGTCTGCTCAGATTTCAATATTGacattgttaatccactcagacgagcatcgtcgagccttaatgaaaattctgaatgaggctcatgttcccgaTAAAATCTCAGTGAatcatctggaaaagatagccaacaaaatctttgaagtgaacagagtcactttttctgacgaGGAATTGcatgtagaaggtactgagcacaacaaagctctttacctTATGGTGAAATGTGAGGACTCCATGGCTACTCGGGTATTGGTCAATAACggttccagtgcgaacatttgccctctctccactctgagcaagttgaaagtagaagatgagaggattcataagaatagtatctgcgtgcGGGGATTTGATGGCGGAGGCAAAGATTCAATTGGGGATATAGTACTAGAGCTGACAATAGGGACAGTTGAGTTCACAATAGAGTTCCAGGTGCTAGACATACAGGTGCTAGACATAGTTGTTTCCTACAATCTTCTgttaggtcgaccatggattcacgcaGATAATGCAGTCCCATCAACATTACACCAgatagtcaaatttgaatgggatagatag